DNA from Leptospira mayottensis 200901116:
AGTCTTTATTCCTTCCGCGACCTCGTTCATACTGGAGAGAATTTGTTCCAAGGTTTCTCCTTTTCCCAAACGAAAACCGACCGTACGGTTCCGAGATTGTTCTCCACAGCAAGTCAAAATCAAATCTCCCATTCCGGAAGGTCCGAGAAAAGTCATCAGATCGGCGCCCAGCTTCAAACCGATTTTCGTAATCTCGTTCAATCCTCTTGTAATTAAAGCAGCTCTTGTGTTTTGACCGAAGCCGAGACCATCGCTGACTCCCGCCGCCAATGCGATCACGTTTTTCAAAGAACCTCCCACTTCCACACCGATCACATCCGGAGTCCAATAGGTTCGAAAATATAGAAAGCTGAATATTTCCTGAACCTTACGAGCGGTCGCTTCGTTCCTAGAAGCAATGCTTACGATCGTGGGTACTTTTTGGATGATCTCTTTTGCAAAGGAAGGCCCGGACAAATACGAAAGATACGAGTGGTATTTTCCGGGGAGTTCTGATTCGAAAATTTCGGATACAAGACGAAGTGTTCCGTTTTCGATTCCTTTACTCGCGGATACGATAGGAACTTTTTCGGGAAGGTATTCCTTAATCTCTCTTAAAATTTCGGTCAACGCATGGGAAGGCGGAGAAGATACGATCATGTCCTTCCCTTGAACGACGGTTCTTAAATCCTTGCTTGCCGTTAGTTTTTCCGGAAGCGTAAAATCGGGAAGATGTTTGTTGTTGATATGATTACGATTGATACTTTCGATTTGAG
Protein-coding regions in this window:
- a CDS encoding NAD(P)H-dependent glycerol-3-phosphate dehydrogenase, producing the protein MKIGVIGSGSFGTALGSLLADKGYEVTLWCRSDSQIESINRNHINNKHLPDFTLPEKLTASKDLRTVVQGKDMIVSSPPSHALTEILREIKEYLPEKVPIVSASKGIENGTLRLVSEIFESELPGKYHSYLSYLSGPSFAKEIIQKVPTIVSIASRNEATARKVQEIFSFLYFRTYWTPDVIGVEVGGSLKNVIALAAGVSDGLGFGQNTRAALITRGLNEITKIGLKLGADLMTFLGPSGMGDLILTCCGEQSRNRTVGFRLGKGETLEQILSSMNEVAEGIKTTQSAYELSQKLGIEMAITNEVYKMLYEGKNPKEVVKDLMKRDLKREGVLV